The Streptomyces sp. B3I8 nucleotide sequence TCACCGGCTGAACCGAGCAGGCAGGTCAGCAAGCACGACCGTGATCAATTACGGGACAACGCTTAGCTACGACGCCGGGAGTGCCAGCGATCAGGCGCGCGTATGTCTCATTGCACACTCACCGGCTTCCACCACGTAGTCAATACCGTCGGCTGGAACAATCACGACTGCCCACTCGCGCTGACGGTGCCCACAGGCGCGACCGCTGAAGCATGTGGGTTCGATTCAACAGATCGAAAATGAGCGCTACTGACAATCAATTATGGGATAATGGAATACCTCCCATAGCCGTCTCTGGCGATTAGCTGAGAGGCGCCACCGAAGGGCGTGAACTTAAATGCGGGATTCCCTTTATTAACCTTGACGGAAATGTCTTTTGTCTCATTATCTGCTGGAACGTAGTATTTCAAATGAAGGGACCATTCGCACCCGCGGTCCGAGGCGACAGAGATATTCATGAATGCAGGTTCTAGGTTATTTTGCAGCGCTACCCCCTTAACTGTCAGGTAGGGCTTTCCTGAGGCATCATCCGTAGCGTCGACTGTGTCTCCCGGGTTTTCAGCCTGGGTGAAATCGAATACCAGTCCATCCCTGTTAGAGACACCCCCGGACGGTGCAGGAACGAGTGCCGATTGGGCTGTAGATTCAGTGCATTTTATCGTTTTCGCATAGATGCGTTTAATCGTGATTACGCCACCGCGCTGAGAGGAGAGCTCGAGCTGCATGGAAAGATAGGGGAGGGGTGCATTCTCTGGATCTCCGCGCCGCCCCAGAACCCGCTGCCCGCCCAAATCGGAGAGCTTTTTCCTGAGTTTTTTGTCGCTGACGTTCGACTTATTGATCACATCGACTTCCGCCTGGGTCAGGACCCGATCGAATTCCCAATAGTCGACCTCCCCAGCCGCTTGCTCGGCGGGAGGAATATAGGAGAGGTGTGCGTCGAGTGCAGGTTTAGATTTTTCTACATTATCTGCCGCTTTATCGGCAACTTCTGCGGCATCGTCGGCCAGGATGTGGGTGTACGCGTAGGTCGTAAGGATTCCCACGAGGAAAACGGCCAATATGGCGAGCGCTTTTTTGGCAGAAATGCGCCGAAGGCTTTGCCCGTTCTGTGCAGCCTCGGGGTCTAGAGCTTCGGCTAAAAAGTTTCGCGTTCTTTCCGCTGAGGTGGTTCCTCCGGTGCTGGCGCTTCCCCCGGTGGTTCCTCCGGTGCTGGCGCTTCCTCCGGTGCTGGCGCTTCCTCCGGTGCTGGCGCTTCCCCCGGACGTGCTCATGCATCCACCACCTGATCGCTTTGACTGCCGAAGTCCCAATGGCTATGTCCGTGAAACACGCAGTCAACACCAAGACGCCATATTTTGGTCTCCTGTAAGGAAGGAGGCAAGCGCTTTGGCTATGGTGTGCTCCAATCTCTGACACCGGACGGCTGAACGCCGGGTGCGCGGCCCGGCCGCCGGCCGGGCTGGAGCGGGACGAAGGCAGGAGCGCAGGCCCGGCCGGGGGCCGGGCCGCGCGCGGGGAGCGGAGCGAGCCGCCTTGAACCAGTAGAGAAAGTTTGAATCAGGCACGGGTTGTTGGTGTGTCCGGTCCCGGTAGATGCTTGACGGCCGTCGACGTGGCTTAGGCTCCTGGTGTCTGCTGCCTGGTGGTGTAGAACCCTGAGCATGGGGAGTGAGCGGCGGGAGCTGATGCGGGCGCTTGGCGGGCGTCTTCGGATGCTGCGGGCAGAGGCCGGCCTGACGGGTGCTGCCCTGGCGCAGCGTGCTGGTGTGGGGCAGCCGACCGTGTCCAAGGTCGAGACGGGGCGCATGGTTCCGAGTCTCGATGTGCTCGACCGGCTTTTGGGTGCCCTCGGCCTTGATGAGTCGACGGCTCGTGAGGTGCGTGACCTCCTGGCCGCTGTGGCCACTGCTGCGGACTCTGGCCAACCGGCAGACAACGGGGCCCCCGTCGGTGCGGCCGTTGACGAAGAGGTTCGGTCCGCTCGGCTGGTGCGGTCGTTTCAGTGCGTCATCCTGCCCGCCATGCTCCAGAGCGCGGAGTACGCCCGTCACGTCTTCGAGGGTGTGCCGGGCTCGACGCCTGAGGCGGTCGGGCGTGCTGTTGCTGGCCGTGACTTTCGAGCGGCAGAGCGTGCTGTATGAGCCGGGGCGGGAATCGGTGTTCGTGCTGACGGAAGCGGTGTTGCGGACGTGGCCGGGGACGCCTGCGTTGATGCTCGCCCAACTCGACCGGCTGCTGGCCGTTGAGAGTCTGAGTACAGTCCGGCTCGGGGTTGTGCCCTGGCGTCGGCCGGTGCCGGTGTTGCCCCGGCATGGGTTCAGGCTGTGCGACCGGCGGGCGGTCGTGGTGGAGGCGTTCGACCGTGAGCGGGTGTCGGTGGACTCCGCTGAGGTGGCCGCGTACGAGGAGTCGTTCGCTCGGTTCGAGGGGGCGGCGGTCTTCGGTGGCGAGGTGCGAGAGCTGCTGTTGCGGATGATGACGGAGTTCCGGGAGCTGGGAGACACCGTCACCCCATAGAGGAATAATTCCTCGGGATGCCTAGTCCGGTGAGCGGGCGTGGGAATACTCTGCCGTCACGCTGTCTAGCCCCCTAGACGAACTGAGGTGTTCTCCCATGCTCTCCAAGTGGTGCCGTGCCTTCCCTGGTCTCGCCGAGGAGGTGACCCACGCCCGTCACTTCGTGGCCTCCCTGCTCGCCGAACGGGGCCCCGTCGACGATGCCGTCCTGATCGTGAGTGAGCTGGCGACCAATGCCGTGCGGCACTCGCTGAGCGGTTCGGCCGGCGGCTGGTTCCTCGTGATCGTCGGCTTCGGTCACGACCTGATCCGCCTTGAGGTGGTCGACCAGGGCGGCCCCTGTGTGCCGCATCTGTGCGACGTCACCAATCAGGAGGAGGGCGGGCGCGGGCTGCTGCTCATCGCCGCCTGTGCGAAGGACTGGGGAGTCAAGGACTGGCCCGACGGCCGTTCGGTCTGGGCCGAGTTGGCGCGGGAGGGCGCGTGAGCGCGCGCCGCCCGGTGATAGTCCGGGGCTGGGCTGTGGGCGGTGGCGGGTGAGTCCTCGGGGTGTGCCCCGGCGGCGGTCCCGGTTCTTCGTGGTCGACGTTCGTACGGGTCGGCGTCTCCCGCCCATTCCGTCTAGGGCCCTAGACTCCTGGGTATTCCTAGGAGGTGTGCTCATGTCGGACGAGCTGCAACGGATCATGGCGATTGATGATCCGTACCTGCTCCTGCGTGAGGTCACGACCCGGCTGGCCGACGCACAGCAGGAGGTGACAGAGCTGGCCCGCCTCCGTCGGCGTGTGGTGCAGGACCTGCACGCGCAAGGGCTGTCGTACGCGCAGATCGCCGAGAAGGCCGGCCTGAGCCGCGGGCGCATTCACCAGATCCGCCATACCGGCCCGGCGCCGGAAGGGGCTTTCCTCGGCCGGGGCGCTGTCACCGTTGCCACTCCGCTGCGGCGTGACGACGAACGCGGGCGGACGGTCGTCGCCGTGGACGACGTCAGTTCCGGCAAGCGGCTGGAGGACCTGGCGCGCTCGTATGGCCTCGGCGTCACCTCGGAACATGTGCCGGTTACAGGTGAGATCGACCTCAATCGTGAGGGCCTGGTCGTCGTCTGCGGCCCGCGCATGTCTCAGGAGATGTGGGACACCTACGCGCAAGATCCGGTGCTGCGCTGGGAGCGCGCGGAAGACGGGCCCTGGACAGTGGTGGACCGCCGGACCGGCGCCGTGCATCGTTCGGGACAGGACAGTGATCCGGCCCGGCCGTACGACGTCGGATACCTCGGCCGGCTGTCGCGCCCGGACGGTGGCGGCTCGCTGCTCGCCATCGCCGGCATTCACACGCAAGGCTCCCTCGGTGTCGTGCAGCTGCTCGCCAACGACCTCAACGCGCTGTGGGGACAGGTGGGGGACCGCCGGTTCTCCACGCTGGTGGGCGTCGAGTACGACCCGGAGACCAGCGAACCGCAGTCCGTCGAACTTCTCTGCCCGCTCTACCGGCACGACGAAGAGGCGTCCTCGTGAGGACTGCCCTCGCCACACTGCCCGCCGGCCCCGACAGGGAGAACGAGGACTTCGCCGCCGCCGCTCCCGGTGTCGCCGTCCTCCTCGACGGGGCCGGCGTCGGCGGGGCGGAGACCGGATGCACGCACGGCGTCGCCTGGTTCTCCTCGACGCTCGGGGCCTTGCTGCTGCGCAGCATCACCGCGTACCCCGTCCGGCCGCTCGCCGAGTGTCTGGCCGACTCCATCGGCCTCGTCCGGTCCTTGCATGAGGGCACGTGCGATCTGGCGTACCGGGCCAGTCCCACCAGTACGGTCGTCGCCGCACGTGTCGGCGCGGGAGCTCTGGAGTACCTCGTCCTCGGTGACTCCTCCCTGCTCCTGGCCGACCGGGACGGCGGTACGACCGTGGTCACCGACCGGCGCCTGGACGAGGTCGGCAAGCGGCTGCGCGGGCCGGTCGACGAGCTGCCTACCGGCTCGCCCGAGCATGCCGCCGCGCTCGCCGAGTACCGCGATGCGCTGACCGGGCTCCGGAATCGGCCGGATGGCTTCTGGATCGCCGGTCCTGATCCAGGGGTGGTAGAACACGCAGTGACGGGGACGGTTCCGCTGGGATCGCTGGCGTCCGCGACGTTGCTGAGCGACGGGGCTACGCGGCTTGTCGACCGCTTCGAACTCTCCGACTGGGAAGAGACGTTGGCGCTCCTCAGCTCCTCCGGGCCGGATGAGCTGATCCGGCGCGTGCGTGAGGCTGAGGCCGGCGACCCTGACGGACGGCGCTGGCCGCGAGGGAAGGCGCGCGACGACGCGACGGTCCTTCACTGGGTGCTGTCGTAGCGCGTGCGGGCGCGCGATCTGACACGCGTCCGTATACCCCCCTAGACAGTTGATGGGTCGTCGGTTACCTTGAATGTCGACCCCCCTAGACAGTTAGGGCGGGCCCCTCCTTGCGCTGTCTAGGGGGGTACGCAGATTCGCCGACTCAGTGAGGTACAGACAATGCGTGTGATCCCCGTGGACACCTCGGCCGCGACGCTCCTCGTGACGAAGCTGCCTGAGGTGAAGGTGCGGGACCGGCAGACCGGTGAGGTTGCCGTGGACCCGGTGACCAATCAGCGGCTGATGGTGCTGGAGCTGGTGTTCATCGCGGCCGGCGGTTCGGACATGATCAAGGTGACCGTTCCTGAGCCGGGCATCGGTGAGGGCCTGGTGATGGGTGCGCCGGTCGTCCTGTCGGGTCTGGTGGCCCGGCCGTGGGAGAGCGAGTTCGGCGGGCGGGCCCGGCACGGCATCGCCTACCGGGCGGACGCGGTCATGGTCAACGCCCCGGCGTCGGTGCAGGGTTGATCGCCATGGCCGACACCGTCCGGGTTCTGCTCCCGGTGCTGCTGGTCCTGGCCGTGCTGCTGGTGGTGCGCCGTCGTATGCCGGTGGTGTTCTGGTGGCTGGTCGGGTATCCGGCCGTCGCGCTGCGGGTCCTCGTCTCCTACCGGGCGACGATGGACGCCTGCGGCCTGACGGTCCCGGCCTCGGCCGTCCGCCGGGCCACCGCCCGGATGATCGGGCGGCAGGCGGCACCCGTACCGCCTCGCCACTCCTTCCCCCGGCCGACCGGATCCGGGCTCGTGATGCGGCTGCGGATGGCGGCCGGGCAGGCTCCCGAGGACTTCGCCGCCTCGGCCGACCGGCTGCGGCACGCCTGGGGCGCCCACGCCGTGCACGTCCGTCCCACGAAACCGGGACGGCTGGAACTGCGGCTCGTCGGCTGGGACGTGCTCGCCGAGGTGCGGCCCGCCCGGCACCGGCTGGGGGACGGCACGCTGTGCCTGCCGCTGGCGCTGCGGGAGGACGGCGTATGGCACGTGCGGGACTTCCGCACCGTGCCGCACGAACTGATCCTCGGCGCCACGCAGTCCGGCAAGTCCGTCTACCTGCGCAACCTGCTGTGCGGCCTGGCCCGTCAATCGGTCGTCCTGGTCGGCATCGACTGCAAATGGGGCGTCGAACTGGCGCCGTTCGCGCCCCGGTTGTCCGCGCTCGCCGACACCCCGGACCGGGCGAACGAACTCCTCGACGTGCTGCTGGAGGAGATGGAGGCACGGTTCCGGCTCATCGGCCTGCGGAGCGGGGCCGGTCCGGACGCCGTGCTCACCTCGGACGTGTGGGGGCTGCCGGAAGCGGCGCGGCCGGTGCCGGTCGTGGTCGTCGTCGACGAGGTCGCCGAACTCTTCCTGGCCGCGAGCAAGGACGACGAGAAGCGGCGGGACGCGATGGTCACCAAGCTCATCCGCCTCGCCCAGCTCGGCCGCGCGGCCGGCATCTTCCTGGAGGTGTGCGGACAGCGCTTCGGCGCCGAACTGGGCAAGGGCGCCACAATGCTGCGCGCTCAGCTCTCGGGCCGCATCTGCCACCGCGTCAACGACGAAGCGTCGGCGAACATGGCGCTGGCCGACATC carries:
- a CDS encoding Scr1 family TA system antitoxin-like transcriptional regulator, with the protein product MLLLAVTFERQSVLYEPGRESVFVLTEAVLRTWPGTPALMLAQLDRLLAVESLSTVRLGVVPWRRPVPVLPRHGFRLCDRRAVVVEAFDRERVSVDSAEVAAYEESFARFEGAAVFGGEVRELLLRMMTEFRELGDTVTP
- a CDS encoding sigma factor-like helix-turn-helix DNA-binding protein, with amino-acid sequence MSDELQRIMAIDDPYLLLREVTTRLADAQQEVTELARLRRRVVQDLHAQGLSYAQIAEKAGLSRGRIHQIRHTGPAPEGAFLGRGAVTVATPLRRDDERGRTVVAVDDVSSGKRLEDLARSYGLGVTSEHVPVTGEIDLNREGLVVVCGPRMSQEMWDTYAQDPVLRWERAEDGPWTVVDRRTGAVHRSGQDSDPARPYDVGYLGRLSRPDGGGSLLAIAGIHTQGSLGVVQLLANDLNALWGQVGDRRFSTLVGVEYDPETSEPQSVELLCPLYRHDEEASS
- a CDS encoding ATP-binding protein codes for the protein MLSKWCRAFPGLAEEVTHARHFVASLLAERGPVDDAVLIVSELATNAVRHSLSGSAGGWFLVIVGFGHDLIRLEVVDQGGPCVPHLCDVTNQEEGGRGLLLIAACAKDWGVKDWPDGRSVWAELAREGA
- a CDS encoding integrase; amino-acid sequence: MRTALATLPAGPDRENEDFAAAAPGVAVLLDGAGVGGAETGCTHGVAWFSSTLGALLLRSITAYPVRPLAECLADSIGLVRSLHEGTCDLAYRASPTSTVVAARVGAGALEYLVLGDSSLLLADRDGGTTVVTDRRLDEVGKRLRGPVDELPTGSPEHAAALAEYRDALTGLRNRPDGFWIAGPDPGVVEHAVTGTVPLGSLASATLLSDGATRLVDRFELSDWEETLALLSSSGPDELIRRVREAEAGDPDGRRWPRGKARDDATVLHWVLS
- a CDS encoding FtsK/SpoIIIE domain-containing protein — encoded protein: MADTVRVLLPVLLVLAVLLVVRRRMPVVFWWLVGYPAVALRVLVSYRATMDACGLTVPASAVRRATARMIGRQAAPVPPRHSFPRPTGSGLVMRLRMAAGQAPEDFAASADRLRHAWGAHAVHVRPTKPGRLELRLVGWDVLAEVRPARHRLGDGTLCLPLALREDGVWHVRDFRTVPHELILGATQSGKSVYLRNLLCGLARQSVVLVGIDCKWGVELAPFAPRLSALADTPDRANELLDVLLEEMEARFRLIGLRSGAGPDAVLTSDVWGLPEAARPVPVVVVVDEVAELFLAASKDDEKRRDAMVTKLIRLAQLGRAAGIFLEVCGQRFGAELGKGATMLRAQLSGRICHRVNDEASANMALADISPEAALAATAIPAERPGVAVVGDSSGGWSRVRSPHLTLDDAAAVCRDTAALVPDLPRLDAFRPAVAVEAAGPSSSTAAVPTARPVTE
- a CDS encoding Scr1 family TA system antitoxin-like transcriptional regulator; the encoded protein is MLRAEAGLTGAALAQRAGVGQPTVSKVETGRMVPSLDVLDRLLGALGLDESTAREVRDLLAAVATAADSGQPADNGAPVGAAVDEEVRSARLVRSFQCVILPAMLQSAEYARHVFEGVPGSTPEAVGRAVAGRDFRAAERAV